The genome window TTTCAGCTGTTCGAGGTACAACATCTTTAAAAAGCTCTATCACAATTCTTCCAGCTATATCATAgtatcatataaattatttttaaaattctaataaaatgaaatgtaaaacaGAACAGTAATACAAACactgaaaattagaaattgacTAATATCCATTTATAATTCTAATCTTCATACATTACCTTTTTCTGATTCAATGGCTATATCTAAAAACACGATTGGATTTTTTTTACAGTTACTGTTCTGATCCCTCAGCGAATCTcccatattttaattaatatatatccatatataaaataggttttcaaaattttgtttgcTAGCTAATTCTAATTCTACAAATGCATTATAGCATAGAGTTAACatcgtatgaaattttatgttatacgAACTGAAATACCGACGTTAgtaaaatcattaatttcatttgcgCCCTCTACAACTCAAAACGatgaatttagaaattatattctgCATTATCAACAAAATTGACGAATCCAATAAATCTCAAACGAAATACTAAAGTGAAGATTAAGAGAATATATAGGTTTCTATTCATATTACACAAAGTAGCAGAATAAGCGTGACATTTTTTTGTCCCCTACGATTTGGAGGAGTCACTTGAGCTCCTTATCATTTTCATGTCACATGCACCTTTATCAACACatattaaaactttaattGTGGTACTGCATCTACATCAGATCTTATATATGactatattatattctgtCGATAACAATTCTTGTATCACTTATCGTTATCTCATTTGCAAACTTCTAATATTCACTTTTTTATTGTAAGTGAcagaatttagaaatatattatgaagaactattgtaacattttacaagatttcataaaaaaaatctaCTGAATTCTTCTTCCCGTTATAATAGCAAAAAGAAACTTAGGTCCCACCGAGATTTGAACTCGGATCGCTGGATTCAGAGTCCAGAGTGCTAACCATTACACCATGGGACCTCTGAATCAATTGTTTTacttacataatataataattaaatattttttttcgaaaaaattagttATATCTGAACACTAATtgctttgtatattttaccattgtaatatattttataataatttaaagctgagttaaaattaatacagaaaaatatatttacataacaatggataaaaaatataagacaTATTAGCTTTTTATATTGTtgtaataagtatataacaATGAAGTTTTTGacaatataacatataatgtatatagatTCGCAGCAattcttttatacatttatgtgtgtacatatacacacatatatacataaccacacatatgtatattttatgagtaacttatatttttaaattcaataagGATCCTCTCtataaattatagtaatatacAAACAAGCAATGCAGATTATCAATATATAGATCATATTCAAAATTCTAGAAGCTTACCTAGTACTAGAAGGTATTACACAATATCACTATTAGAACTTTTATACTTCAATACCTGTCTACGGACAATGgttatatgttttttcttagaaaataaattcttttactcataattccaattttatatgtaataaacttACATGTATCCCAGATGTCACGAAACAATTCTTATGTGTATCTGTTCGTACAAATGAACaacatgtaaataatatttcacattaAAGCATTGTCCATACTATTTgagcaataaaaatttacagtttattttatctatgtgatactaatacataaaataGAGTGCAAAAGTTAtcttatttctgtttttacCTTGCTCTGTTTATCTCATACATAAGCAAATTTGGCAAATAGTCttaataactttaatttttcttttttctaataatagaATAGTACACATAGCcaatattaagtaatatatatttttagagggtgtagattatatattatataaatacaaccCCAGATAGAAATGCTGTTTGTTCTAAAGCCAAGTTAGATAAAAGTGCAAGTTTAATggcttaataaaaaaagagtaaGCGTTCCTGAGCACTTCCAGGTAGTAGTCTCCAACCACGTTTGATGTtcaaatattgaataatagCACGTGCACAAATCAAAACtcctaaaaattaaatgtagcacatatattaatgtaaatatttagaagTAATGTCAATAACAAAATACTAACCAAATCCCATTATCAACCACCATAGCCATGAATTTTCACGTGATGCAAGATCAGTGGAATGTTTAACAATAAATGTCCATTTTGACAAAGATAAACCAAAACCAGACAGTGCTCCATATCGAGATGCAATTGTATGACAGAAGCAcatcattaataaaaatccgATCCAATTAAAGCAAAATGCAACTGTTTTtggaatatatattatttagatataaatgtaatagaaatatgtataatatgcaggtatatattatttaatttacccAAAAATGCTGTAAAGAACATAAAATCAGTGCCAAGTAAAGTACTCTCTGGATCTCCTTCTACAACTTCAGTATCTATAGCCAATATTGTTAAAGGCCTTGATGGTGTTCTAATATTTTCAggctataaaaatgttattcaattgcataatatacatttgatttttaaaaggatattgtaattaattaataacagtaCTATGTAATTAAATCAATTACCATGTGGATTTGAGGATAAGGTTCCCCTTGTAATGTTTTTTCACGTTGTACTTCCTCATAACTAGGTAATTTTGTGGCAACTTCATAAGGTGGTGGAGCTGAAAAATCTGCCTTTGGAGGTGGAATGTCTTCTCCTCCAGTCTATAATCATAATCtccttaataataataattttccataatgtaacgaaaaatttgtatcgtaCCATACGGTCTTCAATTGAAGTTTGTGCTGCAGCAATGTTTCCCGAATTGattatatcattttgtatAACTGATACAGACACAGCTAGTGTAGGTATTTCATTTTGGGATGATGGTTCCTCATTTAAGTTACTGTTTGTTTGTGGAGGCTAAAATCAAATTACTCAtctttaatattctttatcaataaaagattttaaataattaaagatataaaatattgtttatattttggttaaaaatgttattttttatatatctccAGTGTTGAggtaattaaaacaatataacaaAGTATAaggttttttttattttattgtttttattttatttaatctctTATTCTAAATCACTCTCAAGAAACAAACGAGGATCATTGTGGACAATGTTTTTATCGACATTTTCATGTCAGTATTTGTGCATAACgtgtattataatacatagaaatattattttacgcaTGTGAAATATGTTTACCAAATAAAAGGTATTCTGGCAATCAGagacaaattgtaaattgttcATTAGAacctttgaaatatttattacgatcAGCATCATTTATGAAACATACCATATTGTTATGAATATTACTATCCATTCCTggtgaaatttattcgaagcgcagtatattattttgattaagtagAAAAAATCAAAGATACTGTTTTCGTACGTACTGCTGCTTTCTAAGACAGCAAAAGTTCTTACAATCGATGGCTGACAGCTGGCAAGGCTGTATCGCCGTGAACTTAGATTTCCTTACACTTTCACGTCCATCATTTTCATACCTTTATCAgacattgaatattttactgttacttgttaataaatatttcttttattgacaggatttttatttttatttttagctatcattttattcatttgtttccaattttgtataaaataattagaagttTGAAGTCAAATTTTGATTGGTTATTCATAAGACGATGTTGAGAATTAGGTTGTAGGACGGGAATCTAACAAATCTGAATTTTTCCTGTTAGCGGAAGTAAGCAATTAcaagttaatattatttaaatattattattttgacaaAGCTATTCAATTTGGTcaaaataatagataaatatatattggtGTAGTTTATTTGGTTAACTAAACCCAAAAATGGTAATAAGATACTCATTTGAGTCATGTATGTTGGTGGGGGTATTTGGATCACGTCGTCATGCACAAACGACGCTCTACTCTTCAGTCAGTCGCTTGCCGATTGTGAGAGCAGTAGGGACGATTTATTATGTCGGAGGTATTCAAGCTGGGTGATCTTGTATGGTGTGTACTTATTATGTGTTAATCAATggatgtttaaaataaaaatagtgcAATCCAAATGGCGgtgattaataattgatatctTTATGGATTTC of Bombus pascuorum chromosome 6, iyBomPasc1.1, whole genome shotgun sequence contains these proteins:
- the LOC132907711 gene encoding NEDD4 family-interacting protein 1-like, encoding MDSNIHNNMPPQTNSNLNEEPSSQNEIPTLAVSVSVIQNDIINSGNIAAAQTSIEDRMTGGEDIPPPKADFSAPPPYEVATKLPSYEEVQREKTLQGEPYPQIHMPENIRTPSRPLTILAIDTEVVEGDPESTLLGTDFMFFTAFLVAFCFNWIGFLLMMCFCHTIASRYGALSGFGLSLSKWTFIVKHSTDLASRENSWLWWLIMGFGVLICARAIIQYLNIKRGWRLLPGSAQERLLFFY